One segment of Zhihengliuella halotolerans DNA contains the following:
- the prfA gene encoding peptide chain release factor 1, protein MFESVQGLLDEYQELQRELSDPAVYADQARARKLGRRSAQLGGIVDAHKRWKQITEDLEAARTMADEDPEFAEEAQELEAALPAAEEKLRRLLIPRDENDARDIILEVKGGEGGDEAALFAGDLLRMYTRYAESKGWKTELISYTESDLGGYKDAQMAIKGKSNDPAEGVYAHLKFEGGVHRVQRVPVTESQGRIHTSAAGVLVLPEVDEPEEIDIHQNDLKIDVYRSSGPGGQSVNTTDSAVRITHLPTGIVVAMQNEKSQIQNREAAMRVLRSRLLAHQQQQIDAENSAVRASQIRTMDRSERIRTYNYPENRIADHRTGYKAYNLDHVLNGDLDPVITSCIEMDEAERLAALGENNEK, encoded by the coding sequence ATGTTTGAGTCCGTCCAGGGCCTGCTAGACGAATACCAGGAGCTGCAGCGCGAGCTCTCCGACCCGGCCGTGTACGCGGACCAGGCGCGGGCGCGCAAATTGGGGCGCCGCAGCGCGCAGCTGGGCGGCATCGTCGACGCGCACAAACGATGGAAGCAGATCACCGAGGACCTCGAGGCGGCTCGGACCATGGCGGACGAGGATCCCGAGTTCGCCGAGGAGGCCCAGGAGCTCGAGGCCGCCCTGCCCGCGGCCGAGGAGAAGCTCCGCCGACTGCTCATCCCGCGCGACGAGAACGACGCGCGCGACATCATCCTCGAGGTCAAGGGCGGCGAGGGCGGCGACGAGGCCGCGCTCTTCGCCGGCGACCTGCTGCGCATGTACACGCGCTACGCGGAGTCCAAGGGCTGGAAGACCGAGCTCATCTCCTACACCGAGTCCGACCTGGGCGGCTACAAGGACGCCCAGATGGCGATCAAGGGCAAGTCGAACGATCCGGCGGAGGGCGTCTACGCGCACCTGAAGTTCGAAGGCGGTGTGCACCGCGTCCAGCGGGTTCCCGTCACGGAGTCCCAGGGCCGCATCCACACCTCGGCCGCCGGCGTGCTCGTGCTGCCGGAGGTCGACGAGCCCGAAGAGATCGACATCCACCAGAACGACCTCAAGATCGACGTCTACCGTTCCTCGGGTCCGGGCGGCCAGTCGGTGAACACGACCGACTCGGCCGTGCGCATCACGCACCTGCCGACCGGCATCGTGGTCGCGATGCAGAACGAGAAGTCCCAGATCCAGAACCGCGAGGCCGCGATGCGCGTGCTTCGCTCGCGCCTGCTGGCGCACCAGCAGCAGCAGATCGACGCCGAGAATTCGGCCGTGCGCGCCTCGCAGATCCGCACGATGGACCGGTCCGAGCGGATCCGGACCTACAACTACCCCGAGAACCGTATCGCCGATCACCGGACGGGCTACAAGGCGTACAACCTCGACCACGTGCTGAACGGCGACCTCGATCCGGTCATCACCTCCTGCATCGAGATGGACGAGGCCGAGCGCCTCGCCGCCCTCGGCGAGAACAACGAGAAGTAG
- the rho gene encoding transcription termination factor Rho, with translation MTETTSLEAGVDTKTSAPQNAGLAGLKLAQLQALASQLGITGGSRMRKSDLVEAISKHQRGGSVADRGNEKAAPKKDAATEQPTAAADDAPAEAPKKKRPSRSSAAKQEAVEAPAEAKQDAPAEEAAEAPARTRGRRGSRKATDASVEAKNDGAPAEKPAADKPAEEAPADNESEGRGRNRSRRGGRRNEGAENEGEQAEQKQAEPKQDEQSEQNDGDRQERSGRNRRGRNRRNNQNEDAQNAGDNEPAEKREVANRDDSDGAGRNRRDRDRNRRDRDRERGDRDRDRGRNRNERRRGRGRNQPEVDETELTEDDVLLPVAGILDVLENYAFLRTSGYLPGPNDVYLSLNQVKKHNLRKGDAVVGAIRAPREGENTGGSVRQKFNALVKLTSVNGKTLEENASRVEFNKLVPLYPQERLRLETDPKKVGPRVIDLVAPIGKGQRGLIVSPPKAGKTLILQSIAQAITTNNPEVHLMMVLVDERPEEVTDMQRTVKGEVIASTFDRPADDHTTVAELAIERAKRLVEMGMDVVVLLDSMTRLGRAYNLAAPASGRILSGGVDSAALYPPKRFFGAARNIENGGSLTILATALVETGSKMDEVIFEEFKGTGNMELRLSRKLADKRIFPAVDVNESGTRREENLLSKDEVRIMWRLRRVLSGLDTQQALEVLTSKIRDTQSNAEFLMTVSKTTLGSKSDD, from the coding sequence GTGACAGAAACCACGAGCCTCGAAGCAGGCGTGGATACCAAGACATCTGCCCCACAGAACGCCGGCTTGGCCGGTCTGAAACTCGCGCAACTCCAGGCGCTGGCCTCCCAGCTGGGAATCACGGGCGGCTCCAGGATGCGCAAGTCGGATCTGGTGGAGGCGATCTCCAAGCACCAGCGCGGCGGTTCCGTCGCGGATCGCGGCAACGAGAAGGCGGCGCCGAAGAAGGACGCCGCAACCGAGCAGCCGACCGCCGCAGCGGACGATGCTCCCGCCGAAGCACCGAAGAAGAAGCGCCCCTCGCGCTCCAGCGCCGCCAAGCAGGAGGCCGTCGAGGCGCCCGCTGAGGCGAAGCAGGACGCACCCGCCGAGGAAGCGGCCGAGGCTCCGGCCCGCACCCGCGGCCGTCGCGGCTCCCGCAAGGCCACCGACGCGAGCGTCGAGGCCAAGAACGACGGCGCACCCGCTGAGAAGCCGGCCGCCGACAAGCCGGCCGAAGAGGCGCCCGCGGACAACGAGTCCGAGGGCCGCGGCCGCAACCGTTCGCGCCGCGGCGGACGCCGCAACGAGGGCGCCGAGAACGAGGGCGAGCAGGCCGAGCAGAAGCAGGCTGAGCCGAAGCAGGACGAGCAGTCCGAGCAGAACGACGGCGACCGGCAGGAGCGCTCGGGCCGCAACCGCCGCGGCCGCAACCGCCGCAACAACCAGAACGAGGACGCTCAGAACGCCGGCGACAACGAGCCGGCTGAGAAGCGCGAGGTCGCGAACCGCGACGACAGCGATGGCGCCGGGCGCAATCGCCGCGACCGCGATCGCAACCGCCGCGACCGCGACCGCGAGCGGGGGGACCGCGACCGCGATCGTGGCCGCAACCGCAACGAGCGCCGCCGCGGGCGCGGGCGCAACCAGCCCGAGGTCGACGAGACCGAGCTGACCGAGGACGACGTGCTGCTGCCCGTGGCCGGCATCCTGGACGTGCTCGAGAACTACGCGTTCCTGCGCACCTCCGGCTACCTGCCCGGCCCCAACGACGTCTACCTGTCGCTCAACCAGGTCAAGAAGCACAACCTGCGCAAGGGCGACGCCGTCGTCGGTGCGATCCGCGCACCCCGCGAGGGCGAGAACACCGGCGGCAGCGTCCGCCAGAAGTTCAACGCTCTGGTCAAGCTCACGAGCGTGAACGGCAAGACGCTCGAGGAGAACGCGAGCCGCGTCGAGTTCAACAAGCTCGTGCCGCTCTACCCGCAGGAGCGCTTGCGCCTCGAGACCGACCCGAAGAAGGTCGGACCCCGCGTCATCGACCTCGTCGCACCCATCGGCAAGGGCCAGCGCGGCCTGATCGTTTCCCCGCCCAAGGCGGGCAAGACGCTCATCCTGCAGTCCATCGCCCAGGCGATCACGACGAACAACCCGGAAGTGCACCTGATGATGGTGCTCGTGGACGAGCGTCCCGAGGAAGTCACCGACATGCAGCGCACGGTCAAGGGTGAGGTCATCGCCTCGACCTTCGACCGCCCGGCCGACGACCACACCACGGTCGCTGAACTGGCCATCGAGCGGGCCAAGCGCCTCGTGGAAATGGGTATGGACGTCGTCGTGTTGCTCGACTCCATGACCCGCCTAGGCCGCGCCTACAACCTGGCCGCTCCGGCGTCGGGACGCATCCTCTCCGGTGGTGTGGACTCGGCTGCTCTGTACCCGCCGAAGCGCTTCTTCGGTGCCGCTCGCAACATCGAGAACGGTGGCTCGCTGACGATCTTGGCCACCGCGCTCGTCGAGACCGGTTCCAAGATGGACGAGGTCATCTTCGAGGAGTTCAAGGGCACCGGCAACATGGAGCTCCGCCTGTCCCGCAAGCTTGCGGACAAGCGTATCTTCCCGGCCGTTGACGTCAACGAGTCCGGCACACGCCGCGAGGAGAACCTGCTCTCCAAGGACGAGGTCCGGATCATGTGGCGCCTGCGTCGCGTCCTCTCCGGCCTCGACACGCAGCAGGCTCTCGAGGTCCTCACCTCGAAGATCCGCGATACGCAGTCCAACGCTGAGTTCCTGATGACGGTCTCCAAGACCACGCTGGGATCCAAGTCCGACGACTAG
- the thrB gene encoding homoserine kinase — translation MEDTSTRMSAQTDVPTARITAGRQATVTVPATSANLGPGFDCMGLALGLQDTLIVRTVPGTGVRVSVTGEGAAVLPTDASHLVARTILDRWAELGVEPAGLEIEATNRIPHGRGLGSSAAAIVSALAAADALLPAEAAGRAGGRDGLFEAAALLEGHPDNVAPAVYGGLTLSYETAAATLIDAGEPHRPSTMHTVSLALHDDVVPVVAIPDVELSTKAARGLLPESVPHADAAANAARAGLLVTALTREPSLLHIGTEDFLHQNYRFAAMAESATLIRGLRAQGYAAVVSGAGPSVLVLARGVDEAKDIAAAIEGGAEEFGPWRVEIPGLDASGAMVEVH, via the coding sequence ATGGAAGACACCTCGACGCGTATGAGCGCCCAGACCGACGTCCCCACAGCCCGCATCACGGCAGGCCGGCAGGCCACGGTGACGGTCCCGGCCACGAGCGCCAACCTCGGCCCCGGCTTCGACTGCATGGGCCTGGCACTGGGGCTGCAGGACACCCTGATTGTGCGGACTGTGCCGGGGACCGGGGTGCGCGTGAGCGTCACGGGGGAGGGCGCCGCGGTCCTCCCGACCGACGCGTCGCACCTGGTCGCGCGCACGATCCTCGACCGCTGGGCGGAACTGGGCGTCGAGCCCGCCGGCCTCGAGATCGAGGCGACCAACCGCATCCCGCACGGTCGCGGGCTCGGCTCCTCGGCGGCCGCGATCGTCTCCGCCCTCGCCGCCGCCGACGCGCTGCTGCCAGCCGAGGCGGCGGGGCGCGCCGGCGGGCGCGACGGGCTGTTCGAGGCGGCTGCGCTGCTCGAAGGGCACCCCGACAACGTGGCCCCCGCCGTCTACGGGGGGCTCACGCTCTCCTACGAGACGGCCGCCGCCACCCTCATCGATGCCGGCGAACCGCACCGCCCCTCCACGATGCACACGGTGTCGCTGGCGCTGCACGACGACGTCGTCCCCGTCGTCGCGATTCCCGACGTGGAGCTGTCGACCAAGGCCGCCCGCGGTCTGCTGCCGGAGTCGGTGCCGCACGCGGACGCTGCGGCGAACGCGGCGCGCGCCGGGCTGCTGGTCACGGCGCTGACGCGTGAACCCTCGCTGCTGCACATCGGCACGGAGGATTTCCTGCACCAGAACTACCGTTTCGCCGCGATGGCCGAGTCGGCCACTCTGATCCGCGGCCTGCGCGCCCAGGGCTACGCCGCGGTCGTCTCCGGTGCCGGTCCCTCGGTGCTCGTGCTCGCGCGCGGTGTCGACGAAGCGAAGGACATCGCGGCCGCCATCGAGGGCGGCGCCGAAGAGTTCGGGCCGTGGCGCGTTGAGATTCCGGGCCTTGACGCATCTGGTGCTATGGTGGAAGTGCACTAG
- the thrC gene encoding threonine synthase encodes MAHQWRGVIREYADRLPVTESTRVITLGEGGTPLVHAPALSAHTGNEVYLKVEGMNPTGSFKDRGMTMAITAAVEAGAKAVVCASTGNTSASAAAYAAQAGLTCAVLVPDGKISIGKLSQAVAHGAEILQVDGNFDNCLDVARKLSEAYPVFLVNSVNPARIEGQKTGAFEVVDFLGDAPDYHMLPVGNAGNITAYWKGYKEYAAPFTTNTGEELAAVSTKTPTMWGFQADGAAPIVKGHPITEPETIATAIRIGNPASWEQAETARDESGGLIDSVTDEEILAAHRWLSSKEGVFVEPGSAAGVAGLLKHHAAGDAPEGKTIVITVTGHGLKDPQWATQGLDGGSVVEPTKVAFDVVAVADALGLN; translated from the coding sequence ATGGCACATCAGTGGCGCGGCGTCATCCGCGAATACGCAGACCGCCTCCCGGTCACCGAATCCACCCGCGTGATCACGCTCGGCGAGGGCGGCACGCCGCTCGTCCACGCCCCGGCGCTCTCCGCGCACACGGGCAACGAGGTCTACCTCAAGGTCGAGGGCATGAACCCGACCGGCTCCTTCAAGGACCGCGGCATGACCATGGCCATCACCGCGGCCGTCGAGGCCGGGGCCAAGGCCGTCGTGTGCGCCTCGACGGGCAACACGTCCGCGTCGGCCGCAGCCTATGCCGCACAGGCGGGCCTCACGTGCGCCGTGCTGGTGCCGGACGGCAAGATCTCGATCGGCAAGCTGAGCCAGGCCGTCGCGCATGGCGCGGAGATCCTGCAGGTCGACGGCAACTTCGACAACTGCCTGGACGTCGCACGCAAGCTCAGCGAGGCCTACCCGGTGTTCCTCGTGAACTCGGTCAACCCTGCGCGCATCGAGGGGCAGAAGACGGGCGCCTTCGAGGTCGTGGACTTCCTCGGCGACGCTCCGGACTACCACATGCTGCCGGTCGGCAACGCGGGCAACATCACCGCGTACTGGAAGGGCTACAAGGAGTACGCGGCGCCCTTCACGACGAACACGGGTGAGGAGCTGGCCGCGGTCTCCACCAAGACTCCGACGATGTGGGGCTTCCAGGCCGACGGCGCGGCCCCCATCGTCAAGGGCCACCCGATCACCGAGCCCGAAACGATCGCCACGGCGATCCGCATCGGCAACCCCGCCTCGTGGGAGCAGGCGGAGACCGCGCGCGACGAGTCCGGCGGGCTCATCGACTCGGTCACGGACGAGGAGATCCTCGCCGCGCACCGCTGGCTGTCCTCGAAGGAGGGTGTCTTCGTGGAACCCGGTTCGGCGGCCGGCGTCGCCGGGCTGCTCAAGCACCACGCTGCGGGCGACGCCCCCGAGGGCAAGACGATCGTCATCACGGTCACCGGCCACGGCCTCAAGGACCCGCAGTGGGCCACGCAGGGGCTCGACGGCGGCTCCGTGGTCGAGCCGACCAAGGTCGCCTTCGACGTCGTCGCGGTCGCGGACGCACTCGGCCTGAACTGA
- a CDS encoding homoserine dehydrogenase translates to MTLKVALLGCGNVGSQVARILLDESEELAARIGVPLELTGIAVRNVDAPREGNLPRELFTTDAEALIDGADVVVELMGGLEPAGTLIQRALRRGASVVTGNKALLAARLPELTGAARDGGAELLYEAAVAGAIPILRPIRESLAGDHITKVLGIVNGTTNFILDAMDTHGSQFDDVLAEAQRLGYAEADPTADVAGHDAAAKAALLASLAFHTTFDLENVHCEGITEISADDVAGAAESGMVIKLLAIAERTTDAEGNEGVNVRVHPTLLSREHPLAAVRGAFNAVFVEAENAGELMFYGQGAGGAPTASAVMGDVVSLARGLSAGAGGGGEAQPRPTRALGIEESTTRYSISLEVTDETGVLAEIAGIFARHGVSIETMRQTVTADENGGHARLRFITHSGREAALASTVAEIEQLPVVETVSSVVRVEGK, encoded by the coding sequence ATGACTTTGAAGGTTGCGCTGCTCGGCTGTGGAAACGTTGGATCGCAGGTAGCGCGCATCCTGCTCGACGAGTCGGAGGAGCTCGCGGCGCGCATCGGCGTTCCGCTCGAGCTCACCGGTATCGCCGTGCGGAATGTCGATGCGCCGCGCGAGGGGAACCTGCCGCGCGAACTGTTCACCACCGACGCCGAGGCACTCATCGACGGTGCCGACGTCGTCGTGGAGCTGATGGGCGGACTGGAGCCCGCCGGGACGTTGATCCAGCGCGCCCTCCGCCGGGGCGCATCGGTCGTCACCGGCAACAAGGCGCTGCTCGCCGCGCGCCTGCCCGAGCTGACCGGGGCCGCGCGCGACGGCGGCGCCGAGCTGCTCTACGAGGCCGCCGTCGCGGGCGCGATCCCGATCCTGCGCCCGATCCGCGAGTCGCTCGCCGGCGACCACATCACCAAGGTCCTCGGCATCGTCAACGGCACCACGAATTTCATCCTGGACGCGATGGACACCCACGGCTCCCAGTTCGACGACGTCCTCGCCGAGGCCCAGCGCCTCGGCTACGCGGAGGCGGACCCGACCGCCGACGTCGCCGGGCACGACGCCGCCGCGAAGGCCGCGCTGCTCGCCTCCCTTGCGTTCCACACGACGTTCGATCTCGAGAACGTGCACTGCGAGGGCATCACCGAGATCTCGGCCGACGACGTCGCCGGCGCTGCCGAGTCCGGCATGGTCATCAAGCTGCTCGCGATCGCAGAGCGCACGACTGACGCCGAGGGCAACGAGGGCGTGAACGTCCGCGTGCACCCGACCTTGCTCTCCCGCGAGCACCCGCTGGCCGCCGTCCGCGGCGCGTTCAACGCGGTCTTCGTCGAGGCGGAGAACGCCGGCGAGCTCATGTTCTACGGTCAGGGCGCCGGCGGCGCGCCGACCGCGTCGGCCGTCATGGGCGACGTCGTCTCCCTCGCCCGTGGCCTCTCCGCCGGGGCCGGCGGCGGCGGAGAGGCGCAGCCGCGCCCGACGCGCGCACTGGGCATCGAGGAGTCGACGACGCGCTACAGCATCAGCCTCGAGGTCACTGATGAGACGGGTGTGCTGGCGGAGATCGCCGGCATCTTTGCCCGCCACGGGGTCTCCATCGAGACGATGCGGCAGACCGTCACGGCCGACGAGAACGGCGGCCACGCCCGCTTGCGGTTCATCACCCACTCCGGCCGCGAGGCCGCCCTGGCCTCGACTGTGGCCGAGATCGAACAGTTGCCCGTCGTCGAGACGGTCTCTTCCGTTGTGCGAGTCGAAGGAAAGTAA
- the lysA gene encoding diaminopimelate decarboxylase — MPASHLAPEWLSFPADADALREPLWPAGVVRNDDGEVTVHGITASALAAEYGTPLYVVDEDDFRSRAAAFRDAFNAAFADLAGGVDVYYAGKAFLTVDVARWVTEEGLRLDTCSGGELAVARRAGVPAANLSLHGNNKSVAEIGTALTMGLGRIVVDSLDELERVGSVAEDLGVDANVMLRLTPGVHASTHEFIATAHEDQKFGLSMVADGDGASPAERAVAFALGHPRVNLLGVHAHIGSQIFEASGFAVAARKLLAFAAAVEAEHGVAMPEMDLGGGYGIAYTETDTPRPPAELADAMAAVVRETVAELGIACPRISIEPGRAISGPAGFTLYEAGVQKTVAVESGESTLPRRYVSVDGGMSDNARPVLYEADYTAVRANRVTDSDAIISRVVGKHCESGDIVVRDVYLPEDVAAGDLLAVPATGAYCWALSSNYNYLARPAVVAVRGGASRLMVRRETEDDLLARDMGA, encoded by the coding sequence ATGCCCGCTTCCCACCTGGCGCCTGAGTGGCTGAGCTTCCCCGCCGACGCGGACGCGCTGCGCGAGCCGCTGTGGCCCGCTGGCGTCGTCCGGAACGACGACGGCGAGGTCACGGTCCACGGCATCACCGCGTCGGCGCTGGCGGCCGAGTACGGCACGCCGCTGTACGTCGTCGACGAGGATGACTTCCGGTCCCGCGCCGCCGCGTTCCGCGACGCCTTCAACGCAGCCTTCGCCGACCTGGCCGGCGGCGTCGACGTCTACTACGCCGGCAAGGCGTTCCTCACGGTCGACGTCGCCCGCTGGGTCACCGAGGAGGGGCTGCGGCTCGACACGTGCTCCGGGGGCGAGCTGGCCGTCGCGCGTCGTGCGGGGGTGCCGGCGGCGAACCTGAGTCTGCATGGCAACAACAAGTCGGTTGCCGAGATTGGGACGGCGCTGACCATGGGGCTCGGCCGGATCGTCGTTGACAGTCTCGATGAGCTCGAGCGTGTCGGCAGCGTCGCCGAGGACCTCGGGGTCGACGCCAACGTCATGCTGCGCCTGACCCCGGGCGTGCACGCTTCCACTCACGAGTTCATCGCCACCGCCCACGAGGACCAGAAGTTCGGTCTCTCTATGGTCGCGGACGGCGACGGCGCCTCCCCGGCCGAGCGGGCCGTCGCCTTCGCGTTGGGCCATCCGCGGGTGAACCTGCTCGGCGTGCACGCGCACATCGGCTCGCAGATCTTCGAGGCCTCCGGCTTCGCGGTCGCTGCGCGGAAGCTGCTCGCGTTCGCGGCCGCCGTCGAGGCCGAGCACGGCGTCGCGATGCCCGAGATGGACCTCGGTGGCGGCTACGGCATCGCCTACACCGAGACCGACACCCCGCGCCCGCCGGCCGAACTCGCCGACGCGATGGCCGCCGTCGTACGCGAGACCGTGGCGGAGCTCGGCATCGCGTGCCCGCGGATCTCGATCGAGCCGGGCCGGGCGATTTCTGGCCCGGCCGGGTTCACGCTGTACGAGGCCGGCGTCCAGAAGACGGTCGCCGTCGAGTCGGGGGAGTCGACCCTGCCGCGGCGCTACGTCTCCGTCGACGGCGGCATGAGCGACAACGCCCGCCCGGTGCTCTACGAAGCCGACTACACGGCCGTCCGCGCGAATCGTGTGACGGACTCTGACGCAATTATTTCCCGCGTGGTTGGCAAGCACTGCGAGTCCGGTGACATAGTCGTCCGAGACGTTTACCTTCCGGAGGATGTCGCCGCGGGCGATCTGCTCGCCGTTCCCGCTACGGGCGCCTACTGCTGGGCGCTGTCGAGCAACTACAACTATCTGGCCCGTCCGGCCGTGGTCGCCGTGCGTGGGGGAGCGTCGCGGCTCATGGTCCGGCGGGAGACCGAAGACGACTTACTGGCCCGCGACATGGGAGCTTAG
- the argS gene encoding arginine--tRNA ligase yields the protein MTPEQLSDAISHALAEAVSAGEFTVDLPETVRVDRPKSRDHGDWATNVALQLAKKAGMNPREFAQALQSRLLEVDGIAGVEIAGPGFLNITLDAASAGQLAQKIVESGAEYGTNDSLAGHVVNLEFVSANPTGPLHIGHTRWAALGDSIGRILRAAGADITREYYINDAGNQMNVFAQSVYNRLHGLPVPEGGYPGEYVRELADAVAAERADVRELDEETALPVIRDLAYKAQLADIKETLSDFGVEFDVYFSEAELHDSGAVGAAVERLREQGHVDDEGGAVWLRTTDFGDDKDRVMIRANGEPTYFAADAAYYLSKKDRGFAEKIYLLGADHHGYVNRLKAIAACAGDDPKKNIEILIGQLISVNGAKLSKRAGNIIELRDLIDWLGADALRYSLARFPADSPIAIDPELLQQKTNDNPVFYVQYAHARSCAAARNAAEKGVDRSGFDASLLTHETENDLLALLAQYPNQIAGAAEFREPHRIARYLETLAGAYHRWYGACRVAPLAGEDVTDTNRTRLWLNDATTQVLANGLELLGVSAPERM from the coding sequence GTGACTCCAGAACAGCTTTCCGACGCCATTTCCCATGCCCTTGCCGAGGCCGTTTCCGCCGGTGAATTCACGGTGGACCTGCCGGAGACGGTCAGGGTCGACCGACCCAAGAGCCGGGACCACGGCGACTGGGCCACGAATGTCGCCCTGCAGCTGGCGAAGAAGGCCGGGATGAACCCTCGGGAGTTCGCACAGGCGCTGCAGAGCCGCCTCCTCGAGGTCGACGGGATCGCCGGCGTCGAGATCGCCGGCCCCGGCTTCCTGAACATCACCCTGGACGCGGCCTCGGCCGGGCAGCTCGCGCAGAAGATCGTCGAGTCCGGCGCCGAGTACGGGACCAACGATTCACTAGCTGGCCACGTCGTGAACCTCGAGTTCGTCTCCGCCAACCCGACGGGGCCGCTGCACATCGGCCACACCCGCTGGGCCGCGCTCGGCGATTCGATCGGACGCATTCTGCGTGCCGCCGGCGCCGACATCACCCGTGAGTACTACATCAACGACGCCGGCAATCAGATGAACGTCTTCGCGCAGTCGGTCTACAACCGCCTGCACGGGCTGCCCGTGCCCGAGGGCGGGTACCCGGGCGAGTACGTGCGCGAACTGGCCGACGCTGTCGCCGCGGAGCGCGCCGACGTCCGCGAGCTCGACGAGGAGACGGCGCTGCCCGTCATCCGCGACCTCGCCTACAAGGCCCAGCTCGCCGACATCAAGGAGACGCTGAGCGATTTCGGCGTCGAGTTTGACGTCTACTTCTCCGAGGCCGAGCTGCACGACTCAGGCGCAGTCGGGGCGGCGGTCGAGCGCCTGCGCGAGCAGGGCCACGTCGACGACGAGGGCGGCGCCGTCTGGCTGCGCACCACGGACTTCGGCGACGACAAGGACCGCGTGATGATCCGCGCGAACGGCGAGCCGACGTACTTCGCCGCCGACGCCGCATACTACCTGTCGAAGAAGGACCGCGGTTTCGCAGAGAAGATCTACCTGCTCGGCGCCGACCACCACGGCTACGTGAACCGCCTCAAGGCGATCGCGGCGTGCGCGGGCGACGACCCGAAGAAGAACATCGAGATCCTCATCGGACAGCTCATCTCGGTCAACGGCGCCAAGCTGTCCAAGCGCGCCGGCAACATCATCGAGCTGCGCGATCTCATCGACTGGCTCGGCGCCGACGCGCTGCGCTACTCTCTCGCGCGCTTCCCGGCCGATTCGCCGATCGCGATCGACCCCGAGCTGCTGCAGCAGAAGACGAACGACAACCCGGTCTTCTACGTGCAGTACGCCCACGCCCGCTCGTGCGCGGCGGCCCGCAACGCCGCCGAGAAGGGCGTGGACCGCTCCGGGTTCGACGCGTCGCTGCTCACGCACGAGACCGAGAACGACCTGCTCGCCCTGCTCGCGCAGTACCCGAACCAGATCGCAGGGGCGGCGGAGTTCCGCGAACCGCACCGCATCGCCCGCTACCTTGAGACGCTGGCCGGCGCCTACCACCGCTGGTACGGCGCGTGCCGCGTCGCCCCGCTGGCCGGCGAGGACGTGACCGACACCAACCGCACGCGCCTGTGGCTCAACGACGCCACCACGCAGGTGCTCGCCAACGGCCTCGAGCTGCTTGGCGTGAGCGCACCGGAGAGGATGTAA
- a CDS encoding 4a-hydroxytetrahydrobiopterin dehydratase, protein MTDPKRTLSPSEIFEAALTGWRQDGETIAARFQTKSFVTGLELVNRIGGSAEQANHHPDITLTYPEVSVTLSSHDVGGITSRDIDLARIVSEHAAALGVTAADHD, encoded by the coding sequence ATGACTGATCCGAAACGCACGCTGTCCCCGTCCGAGATCTTCGAGGCCGCACTCACCGGGTGGCGCCAGGATGGCGAGACCATCGCGGCACGATTCCAGACCAAAAGCTTCGTGACCGGCCTTGAGCTCGTCAATCGCATCGGCGGCTCCGCCGAGCAGGCGAACCACCACCCCGATATCACCCTCACCTACCCCGAGGTCTCCGTCACCTTGTCCAGCCACGACGTCGGCGGAATCACGAGCCGCGACATCGATCTGGCGCGCATCGTCAGCGAACACGCCGCAGCGCTGGGAGTCACCGCCGCGGATCACGACTAG
- a CDS encoding ABC transporter ATP-binding protein, with the protein MLEITSLNKTFFPGTVNERKALRDINLTLDSGEFVTVIGSNGAGKSTVLNMVAGKLHPDTGKVRIDGADVTRLADYRRAKYLGRVFQDPMAGTAPSMSIEENLALALGRGQVRALGLGVTGKKRERFVEELASLELGLEDRLKTKVGLLSGGQRQALSLLMATLTGPKILLLDEHTAALDPQRAALVTRLTREIVERHRLTTLMVTHNMEQALALGTRLIMMHDGQIILDLSQAEKEKMTVKGLLGEFEKIKGAQLDDRTMLQ; encoded by the coding sequence ATGCTTGAGATCACCAGCCTGAACAAGACGTTCTTCCCGGGCACCGTGAACGAGCGCAAGGCCCTGCGCGACATCAACCTCACGCTCGACTCGGGTGAGTTCGTCACCGTGATCGGTTCCAACGGCGCGGGCAAGTCCACCGTGCTGAACATGGTCGCAGGCAAGCTGCACCCGGACACGGGCAAGGTGCGCATCGACGGCGCGGACGTCACCAGGCTCGCAGACTACAGGCGGGCCAAGTACCTCGGCCGCGTCTTCCAGGACCCGATGGCCGGGACCGCGCCCTCGATGTCGATCGAAGAGAACCTGGCCCTCGCCCTGGGACGCGGCCAGGTCCGCGCGCTCGGGCTCGGCGTCACGGGGAAGAAGCGCGAGCGGTTCGTCGAGGAGCTCGCGAGCCTGGAGCTCGGGCTCGAGGATCGGCTCAAGACCAAGGTCGGGCTGCTCTCCGGCGGTCAGCGGCAGGCGCTCAGCCTGCTCATGGCGACGCTCACGGGGCCGAAGATCCTGTTGCTCGACGAGCACACGGCCGCCCTCGATCCGCAGCGGGCGGCGCTCGTGACCCGGCTGACCCGGGAGATCGTCGAGCGCCATCGGCTCACGACGCTCATGGTCACTCACAACATGGAGCAGGCGCTGGCCCTCGGCACGCGCCTGATCATGATGCACGACGGCCAGATCATCCTGGATCTGTCGCAGGCGGAGAAGGAGAAGATGACCGTCAAGGGTCTGCTCGGCGAGTTCGAGAAGATCAAGGGCGCACAGCTCGACGACCGCACGATGCTGCAGTAG